One window of Ailuropoda melanoleuca isolate Jingjing chromosome 3, ASM200744v2, whole genome shotgun sequence genomic DNA carries:
- the FCHSD1 gene encoding F-BAR and double SH3 domains protein 1 isoform X1, translated as MQPPPRKVKPAQEVKLRFLEQLSILQTRQQREADLLEDIRSYSKQRAAIEREYGQALQKLAGPFLKREGHRSGEMDSRPFLGRGRMVFGAWRCLLDATVAGGQARLQASDRYRDLAGGTGRSAKEQVLRKGAENLQRAQAEVLQSIRELSRSRKFYGQRERVWALAQEKAADVQARLNRSDHGLFHTRTSLQKLSTKLSAQSAQYSQQLRAARNEYLLNLVATNAHLDHYYQEELPALLKALVSELLEHLRDPLTLLSRTELEAAETALEHARRGGQVTSQVSWEQDLKLFLQEPGVFSPTPPQEFQPAGTDQVCALELEGDAGGMAGDRTLEKEVQRWTSRAARDYKIQNHGHRVLQRLEQRRQQAAERGAPGIEQRLQEVRESIRRAQVSQVKGAARLALLQGAGLDVQRWLKPAMTQAQDEVEQERRLSEARLSQRDLSPTAEDAELSDFEECEETGELFEEPAPTALATRPLPCPAHVVFSYQAGHEDELTITEGEWLEVIEEGDADEWVKARNQHGEVGFVPERYLNFLDLSFPESGHDSDNPSGAEPTAFLARALYSYTGQSAEELSFPEGALIRLLPRAQDGVDDGFWRGEFGGHVGVFPSLLVEELLGPPGPSELSDPEQMLPSPSPPSFSPPVPTSALDGAPAPVLPVDQDLDCPGPLDVMVPRLRPTRPPPPPPAKAPDPGHPDPLT; from the exons ATGCAGCCGCCGCCCCGAAAA GTGAAGCCGGCCCAGGAGGTGAAGCTTCGTTTCCTGGAGCAGCTGAGCATCCTTCAGACCCGGCAGCAGAGGGAGGCGGATCTGCTGGAGGACATCAG GTCCTACAGCAAGCAGAGGGCGGCCATTGAACGGGAATATGGACAG GCACTCCAGAAACTGGCTGGGCCATTCCTGAAGAGGGAAGGACACCGGAGTGGGGAGATGGACAGCAG ACCTTTtctggggagaggcaggatggTGTTTGGTGCCTGGCGCTGCCTGCTGGATGCCACTGTGGCTGGGGGCCAAGCCCGGCTCCAGGCGTCTGACCGATACCGTGACCTGGCAGGGGGCACAGGGCGGAGTGCCAAGGAGCAGGTGCTTAGGAAG GGAGCAGAAAACCTCCAGAGGGCACAAGCTGAGGTGCTGCAGTCTATCCGGGAGCTGAGCCGAAGTCGGAAGTTCTATGGACAGCGGGAACGTGTGTGGGCCTTGGCACAGGAGAAGGCGGCTGATGTCCAGGCTAG ACTGAACCGAAGTGACCACGGGCTCTTCCACACTCGGACCAGTCTCCAGAAACTCAGCACCAAG CTGTCTGCCCAGTCAGCCCAGTACTCCCAGCAGCTGAGAGCAGCTCGCAATGAGTACCTGCTCAACTTGGTGGCCACCAATGCCCACCTTGACCACTACTACCAGGAGGAATTGCCAGCCCTGCTCAAG GCCCTGGTCAGCGAGTTGTTGGAACACTTGAGGGACCCCCTGACCTTGCTAAGCCGCACTGAGCTGGAAGCTGCAGAGACGGCCCTGGAGCATGCCCGCCGTGGAGGGCAGGTAACCTCCCAG GTAAGCTGGGAGCAGGATCTGAAGCTCTTTCTTCAGGAGCCTGGAGTGTTTTCCCCCACACCACCTCAGGAGTTTCAGCCTGCAGGGACTGATCAG GTGTGTGCCTTGGAGCTGGAGGGGGACGCAGGAGGCATGGCGGGGGACCGTACCCTGGAGAAAGAGGTTCAACGCTGGACAAGCCGAGCTGCCCGAGACTACAAGATCCAGAACCATGGGCATCGG GTGCTGCAGCGGCTGGAGCAGAGGCGACAGCAGGCTGCAGAGCGGGGGGCTCCAGGTATAGAACAGCGGCTGCAGGAAGTGAGGGAGAGCATCCGGCGGGCACAG GTGAGCCAGGTGAAGGGGGCTGCCCGGCTGGCCCTGCTACAAGGAGCGGGCCTAGATGTGCAGCGCTGGCTGAAGCCAGCCATGACCCAGGCCCAGGATGAGGTGGAGCAGGAGCGACGGCTCAGCGAGGCCCGGCTGTCCCAGAGGGACCTTTCTCCCACG GCTGAGGATGCTGAGCTCTCTGACTTTGAGGAATGTGAGGAGACAGGGGAGCTCTTTGAGGAGCCTGCCCCCACAGCCTTGGCAACTAgaccccttccctgccctgcgCATGTGGTGTTCAGCTATCAG GCAGGGCATGAGGATGAGCTGACCATCACAGAGGGCGAGTGGCTGGAGGTCATAGAAGAGGGAGATGCTGATGAATGGGTCAAG GCTCGAAACCAGCACGGCGAGGTAGGCTTTGTCCCTGAGCGGTATCTCAACTTTCTGGACCTCTCCTTCCCTGAGAGTGGCCACGACAGCGACAATCCCTCAGGGGCAGAGCCCACAG CCTTCCTGGCCCGTGCCCTATACAGCTACACAGGACAGAGTGCAGAGGAGCTGAGCTTCCCCGAGGGGGCACTTATCCGCCTGCTGCCCCGGGCCCAGGATGGAGTGGATGATGGCTTCTGGAGGGGAGAATTTGGGGGCCATGTGGGGGTTTTCCCCTCCCTGCTAGTAGAGGAGCTGCTTGGCCCCCCAGGACCCTCTGAACTCTCAGACCCTGAACAG ATGCTGCCATCCCCTTCTCCTCCTAGCTTCTCACCTCCTGTGCCCACCTCTGCCTTGGATGGAGCGCCTGCACCTGTGCTGCCTGTGG
- the FCHSD1 gene encoding F-BAR and double SH3 domains protein 1 isoform X5 has protein sequence MDRMVFGAWRCLLDATVAGGQARLQASDRYRDLAGGTGRSAKEQVLRKGAENLQRAQAEVLQSIRELSRSRKFYGQRERVWALAQEKAADVQARLNRSDHGLFHTRTSLQKLSTKLSAQSAQYSQQLRAARNEYLLNLVATNAHLDHYYQEELPALLKALVSELLEHLRDPLTLLSRTELEAAETALEHARRGGQVTSQVSWEQDLKLFLQEPGVFSPTPPQEFQPAGTDQVCALELEGDAGGMAGDRTLEKEVQRWTSRAARDYKIQNHGHRVLQRLEQRRQQAAERGAPGIEQRLQEVRESIRRAQVSQVKGAARLALLQGAGLDVQRWLKPAMTQAQDEVEQERRLSEARLSQRDLSPTAEDAELSDFEECEETGELFEEPAPTALATRPLPCPAHVVFSYQAGHEDELTITEGEWLEVIEEGDADEWVKARNQHGEVGFVPERYLNFLDLSFPESGHDSDNPSGAEPTAFLARALYSYTGQSAEELSFPEGALIRLLPRAQDGVDDGFWRGEFGGHVGVFPSLLVEELLGPPGPSELSDPEQMLPSPSPPSFSPPVPTSALDGAPAPVLPVDQDLDCPGPLDVMVPRLRPTRPPPPPPAKAPDPGHPDPLT, from the exons ATGGACAG gatggTGTTTGGTGCCTGGCGCTGCCTGCTGGATGCCACTGTGGCTGGGGGCCAAGCCCGGCTCCAGGCGTCTGACCGATACCGTGACCTGGCAGGGGGCACAGGGCGGAGTGCCAAGGAGCAGGTGCTTAGGAAG GGAGCAGAAAACCTCCAGAGGGCACAAGCTGAGGTGCTGCAGTCTATCCGGGAGCTGAGCCGAAGTCGGAAGTTCTATGGACAGCGGGAACGTGTGTGGGCCTTGGCACAGGAGAAGGCGGCTGATGTCCAGGCTAG ACTGAACCGAAGTGACCACGGGCTCTTCCACACTCGGACCAGTCTCCAGAAACTCAGCACCAAG CTGTCTGCCCAGTCAGCCCAGTACTCCCAGCAGCTGAGAGCAGCTCGCAATGAGTACCTGCTCAACTTGGTGGCCACCAATGCCCACCTTGACCACTACTACCAGGAGGAATTGCCAGCCCTGCTCAAG GCCCTGGTCAGCGAGTTGTTGGAACACTTGAGGGACCCCCTGACCTTGCTAAGCCGCACTGAGCTGGAAGCTGCAGAGACGGCCCTGGAGCATGCCCGCCGTGGAGGGCAGGTAACCTCCCAG GTAAGCTGGGAGCAGGATCTGAAGCTCTTTCTTCAGGAGCCTGGAGTGTTTTCCCCCACACCACCTCAGGAGTTTCAGCCTGCAGGGACTGATCAG GTGTGTGCCTTGGAGCTGGAGGGGGACGCAGGAGGCATGGCGGGGGACCGTACCCTGGAGAAAGAGGTTCAACGCTGGACAAGCCGAGCTGCCCGAGACTACAAGATCCAGAACCATGGGCATCGG GTGCTGCAGCGGCTGGAGCAGAGGCGACAGCAGGCTGCAGAGCGGGGGGCTCCAGGTATAGAACAGCGGCTGCAGGAAGTGAGGGAGAGCATCCGGCGGGCACAG GTGAGCCAGGTGAAGGGGGCTGCCCGGCTGGCCCTGCTACAAGGAGCGGGCCTAGATGTGCAGCGCTGGCTGAAGCCAGCCATGACCCAGGCCCAGGATGAGGTGGAGCAGGAGCGACGGCTCAGCGAGGCCCGGCTGTCCCAGAGGGACCTTTCTCCCACG GCTGAGGATGCTGAGCTCTCTGACTTTGAGGAATGTGAGGAGACAGGGGAGCTCTTTGAGGAGCCTGCCCCCACAGCCTTGGCAACTAgaccccttccctgccctgcgCATGTGGTGTTCAGCTATCAG GCAGGGCATGAGGATGAGCTGACCATCACAGAGGGCGAGTGGCTGGAGGTCATAGAAGAGGGAGATGCTGATGAATGGGTCAAG GCTCGAAACCAGCACGGCGAGGTAGGCTTTGTCCCTGAGCGGTATCTCAACTTTCTGGACCTCTCCTTCCCTGAGAGTGGCCACGACAGCGACAATCCCTCAGGGGCAGAGCCCACAG CCTTCCTGGCCCGTGCCCTATACAGCTACACAGGACAGAGTGCAGAGGAGCTGAGCTTCCCCGAGGGGGCACTTATCCGCCTGCTGCCCCGGGCCCAGGATGGAGTGGATGATGGCTTCTGGAGGGGAGAATTTGGGGGCCATGTGGGGGTTTTCCCCTCCCTGCTAGTAGAGGAGCTGCTTGGCCCCCCAGGACCCTCTGAACTCTCAGACCCTGAACAG ATGCTGCCATCCCCTTCTCCTCCTAGCTTCTCACCTCCTGTGCCCACCTCTGCCTTGGATGGAGCGCCTGCACCTGTGCTGCCTGTGG
- the FCHSD1 gene encoding F-BAR and double SH3 domains protein 1 isoform X4, giving the protein MDRPFLGRGRMVFGAWRCLLDATVAGGQARLQASDRYRDLAGGTGRSAKEQVLRKGAENLQRAQAEVLQSIRELSRSRKFYGQRERVWALAQEKAADVQARLNRSDHGLFHTRTSLQKLSTKLSAQSAQYSQQLRAARNEYLLNLVATNAHLDHYYQEELPALLKALVSELLEHLRDPLTLLSRTELEAAETALEHARRGGQVTSQVSWEQDLKLFLQEPGVFSPTPPQEFQPAGTDQVCALELEGDAGGMAGDRTLEKEVQRWTSRAARDYKIQNHGHRVLQRLEQRRQQAAERGAPGIEQRLQEVRESIRRAQVSQVKGAARLALLQGAGLDVQRWLKPAMTQAQDEVEQERRLSEARLSQRDLSPTAEDAELSDFEECEETGELFEEPAPTALATRPLPCPAHVVFSYQAGHEDELTITEGEWLEVIEEGDADEWVKARNQHGEVGFVPERYLNFLDLSFPESGHDSDNPSGAEPTAFLARALYSYTGQSAEELSFPEGALIRLLPRAQDGVDDGFWRGEFGGHVGVFPSLLVEELLGPPGPSELSDPEQMLPSPSPPSFSPPVPTSALDGAPAPVLPVDQDLDCPGPLDVMVPRLRPTRPPPPPPAKAPDPGHPDPLT; this is encoded by the exons ATGGACAG ACCTTTtctggggagaggcaggatggTGTTTGGTGCCTGGCGCTGCCTGCTGGATGCCACTGTGGCTGGGGGCCAAGCCCGGCTCCAGGCGTCTGACCGATACCGTGACCTGGCAGGGGGCACAGGGCGGAGTGCCAAGGAGCAGGTGCTTAGGAAG GGAGCAGAAAACCTCCAGAGGGCACAAGCTGAGGTGCTGCAGTCTATCCGGGAGCTGAGCCGAAGTCGGAAGTTCTATGGACAGCGGGAACGTGTGTGGGCCTTGGCACAGGAGAAGGCGGCTGATGTCCAGGCTAG ACTGAACCGAAGTGACCACGGGCTCTTCCACACTCGGACCAGTCTCCAGAAACTCAGCACCAAG CTGTCTGCCCAGTCAGCCCAGTACTCCCAGCAGCTGAGAGCAGCTCGCAATGAGTACCTGCTCAACTTGGTGGCCACCAATGCCCACCTTGACCACTACTACCAGGAGGAATTGCCAGCCCTGCTCAAG GCCCTGGTCAGCGAGTTGTTGGAACACTTGAGGGACCCCCTGACCTTGCTAAGCCGCACTGAGCTGGAAGCTGCAGAGACGGCCCTGGAGCATGCCCGCCGTGGAGGGCAGGTAACCTCCCAG GTAAGCTGGGAGCAGGATCTGAAGCTCTTTCTTCAGGAGCCTGGAGTGTTTTCCCCCACACCACCTCAGGAGTTTCAGCCTGCAGGGACTGATCAG GTGTGTGCCTTGGAGCTGGAGGGGGACGCAGGAGGCATGGCGGGGGACCGTACCCTGGAGAAAGAGGTTCAACGCTGGACAAGCCGAGCTGCCCGAGACTACAAGATCCAGAACCATGGGCATCGG GTGCTGCAGCGGCTGGAGCAGAGGCGACAGCAGGCTGCAGAGCGGGGGGCTCCAGGTATAGAACAGCGGCTGCAGGAAGTGAGGGAGAGCATCCGGCGGGCACAG GTGAGCCAGGTGAAGGGGGCTGCCCGGCTGGCCCTGCTACAAGGAGCGGGCCTAGATGTGCAGCGCTGGCTGAAGCCAGCCATGACCCAGGCCCAGGATGAGGTGGAGCAGGAGCGACGGCTCAGCGAGGCCCGGCTGTCCCAGAGGGACCTTTCTCCCACG GCTGAGGATGCTGAGCTCTCTGACTTTGAGGAATGTGAGGAGACAGGGGAGCTCTTTGAGGAGCCTGCCCCCACAGCCTTGGCAACTAgaccccttccctgccctgcgCATGTGGTGTTCAGCTATCAG GCAGGGCATGAGGATGAGCTGACCATCACAGAGGGCGAGTGGCTGGAGGTCATAGAAGAGGGAGATGCTGATGAATGGGTCAAG GCTCGAAACCAGCACGGCGAGGTAGGCTTTGTCCCTGAGCGGTATCTCAACTTTCTGGACCTCTCCTTCCCTGAGAGTGGCCACGACAGCGACAATCCCTCAGGGGCAGAGCCCACAG CCTTCCTGGCCCGTGCCCTATACAGCTACACAGGACAGAGTGCAGAGGAGCTGAGCTTCCCCGAGGGGGCACTTATCCGCCTGCTGCCCCGGGCCCAGGATGGAGTGGATGATGGCTTCTGGAGGGGAGAATTTGGGGGCCATGTGGGGGTTTTCCCCTCCCTGCTAGTAGAGGAGCTGCTTGGCCCCCCAGGACCCTCTGAACTCTCAGACCCTGAACAG ATGCTGCCATCCCCTTCTCCTCCTAGCTTCTCACCTCCTGTGCCCACCTCTGCCTTGGATGGAGCGCCTGCACCTGTGCTGCCTGTGG
- the FCHSD1 gene encoding F-BAR and double SH3 domains protein 1 isoform X2, producing the protein MQPPPRKVKPAQEVKLRFLEQLSILQTRQQREADLLEDIRSYSKQRAAIEREYGQALQKLAGPFLKREGHRSGEMDSRPFLGRGRMVFGAWRCLLDATVAGGQARLQASDRYRDLAGGTGRSAKEQVLRKGAENLQRAQAEVLQSIRELSRSRKFYGQRERVWALAQEKAADVQARLNRSDHGLFHTRTSLQKLSTKLSAQSAQYSQQLRAARNEYLLNLVATNAHLDHYYQEELPALLKALVSELLEHLRDPLTLLSRTELEAAETALEHARRGGQVSWEQDLKLFLQEPGVFSPTPPQEFQPAGTDQVCALELEGDAGGMAGDRTLEKEVQRWTSRAARDYKIQNHGHRVLQRLEQRRQQAAERGAPGIEQRLQEVRESIRRAQVSQVKGAARLALLQGAGLDVQRWLKPAMTQAQDEVEQERRLSEARLSQRDLSPTAEDAELSDFEECEETGELFEEPAPTALATRPLPCPAHVVFSYQAGHEDELTITEGEWLEVIEEGDADEWVKARNQHGEVGFVPERYLNFLDLSFPESGHDSDNPSGAEPTAFLARALYSYTGQSAEELSFPEGALIRLLPRAQDGVDDGFWRGEFGGHVGVFPSLLVEELLGPPGPSELSDPEQMLPSPSPPSFSPPVPTSALDGAPAPVLPVDQDLDCPGPLDVMVPRLRPTRPPPPPPAKAPDPGHPDPLT; encoded by the exons ATGCAGCCGCCGCCCCGAAAA GTGAAGCCGGCCCAGGAGGTGAAGCTTCGTTTCCTGGAGCAGCTGAGCATCCTTCAGACCCGGCAGCAGAGGGAGGCGGATCTGCTGGAGGACATCAG GTCCTACAGCAAGCAGAGGGCGGCCATTGAACGGGAATATGGACAG GCACTCCAGAAACTGGCTGGGCCATTCCTGAAGAGGGAAGGACACCGGAGTGGGGAGATGGACAGCAG ACCTTTtctggggagaggcaggatggTGTTTGGTGCCTGGCGCTGCCTGCTGGATGCCACTGTGGCTGGGGGCCAAGCCCGGCTCCAGGCGTCTGACCGATACCGTGACCTGGCAGGGGGCACAGGGCGGAGTGCCAAGGAGCAGGTGCTTAGGAAG GGAGCAGAAAACCTCCAGAGGGCACAAGCTGAGGTGCTGCAGTCTATCCGGGAGCTGAGCCGAAGTCGGAAGTTCTATGGACAGCGGGAACGTGTGTGGGCCTTGGCACAGGAGAAGGCGGCTGATGTCCAGGCTAG ACTGAACCGAAGTGACCACGGGCTCTTCCACACTCGGACCAGTCTCCAGAAACTCAGCACCAAG CTGTCTGCCCAGTCAGCCCAGTACTCCCAGCAGCTGAGAGCAGCTCGCAATGAGTACCTGCTCAACTTGGTGGCCACCAATGCCCACCTTGACCACTACTACCAGGAGGAATTGCCAGCCCTGCTCAAG GCCCTGGTCAGCGAGTTGTTGGAACACTTGAGGGACCCCCTGACCTTGCTAAGCCGCACTGAGCTGGAAGCTGCAGAGACGGCCCTGGAGCATGCCCGCCGTGGAGGGCAG GTAAGCTGGGAGCAGGATCTGAAGCTCTTTCTTCAGGAGCCTGGAGTGTTTTCCCCCACACCACCTCAGGAGTTTCAGCCTGCAGGGACTGATCAG GTGTGTGCCTTGGAGCTGGAGGGGGACGCAGGAGGCATGGCGGGGGACCGTACCCTGGAGAAAGAGGTTCAACGCTGGACAAGCCGAGCTGCCCGAGACTACAAGATCCAGAACCATGGGCATCGG GTGCTGCAGCGGCTGGAGCAGAGGCGACAGCAGGCTGCAGAGCGGGGGGCTCCAGGTATAGAACAGCGGCTGCAGGAAGTGAGGGAGAGCATCCGGCGGGCACAG GTGAGCCAGGTGAAGGGGGCTGCCCGGCTGGCCCTGCTACAAGGAGCGGGCCTAGATGTGCAGCGCTGGCTGAAGCCAGCCATGACCCAGGCCCAGGATGAGGTGGAGCAGGAGCGACGGCTCAGCGAGGCCCGGCTGTCCCAGAGGGACCTTTCTCCCACG GCTGAGGATGCTGAGCTCTCTGACTTTGAGGAATGTGAGGAGACAGGGGAGCTCTTTGAGGAGCCTGCCCCCACAGCCTTGGCAACTAgaccccttccctgccctgcgCATGTGGTGTTCAGCTATCAG GCAGGGCATGAGGATGAGCTGACCATCACAGAGGGCGAGTGGCTGGAGGTCATAGAAGAGGGAGATGCTGATGAATGGGTCAAG GCTCGAAACCAGCACGGCGAGGTAGGCTTTGTCCCTGAGCGGTATCTCAACTTTCTGGACCTCTCCTTCCCTGAGAGTGGCCACGACAGCGACAATCCCTCAGGGGCAGAGCCCACAG CCTTCCTGGCCCGTGCCCTATACAGCTACACAGGACAGAGTGCAGAGGAGCTGAGCTTCCCCGAGGGGGCACTTATCCGCCTGCTGCCCCGGGCCCAGGATGGAGTGGATGATGGCTTCTGGAGGGGAGAATTTGGGGGCCATGTGGGGGTTTTCCCCTCCCTGCTAGTAGAGGAGCTGCTTGGCCCCCCAGGACCCTCTGAACTCTCAGACCCTGAACAG ATGCTGCCATCCCCTTCTCCTCCTAGCTTCTCACCTCCTGTGCCCACCTCTGCCTTGGATGGAGCGCCTGCACCTGTGCTGCCTGTGG
- the FCHSD1 gene encoding F-BAR and double SH3 domains protein 1 isoform X3, producing the protein MQPPPRKVKPAQEVKLRFLEQLSILQTRQQREADLLEDIRSYSKQRAAIEREYGQALQKLAGPFLKREGHRSGEMDSRMVFGAWRCLLDATVAGGQARLQASDRYRDLAGGTGRSAKEQVLRKGAENLQRAQAEVLQSIRELSRSRKFYGQRERVWALAQEKAADVQARLNRSDHGLFHTRTSLQKLSTKLSAQSAQYSQQLRAARNEYLLNLVATNAHLDHYYQEELPALLKALVSELLEHLRDPLTLLSRTELEAAETALEHARRGGQVTSQVSWEQDLKLFLQEPGVFSPTPPQEFQPAGTDQVCALELEGDAGGMAGDRTLEKEVQRWTSRAARDYKIQNHGHRVLQRLEQRRQQAAERGAPGIEQRLQEVRESIRRAQVSQVKGAARLALLQGAGLDVQRWLKPAMTQAQDEVEQERRLSEARLSQRDLSPTAEDAELSDFEECEETGELFEEPAPTALATRPLPCPAHVVFSYQAGHEDELTITEGEWLEVIEEGDADEWVKARNQHGEVGFVPERYLNFLDLSFPESGHDSDNPSGAEPTAFLARALYSYTGQSAEELSFPEGALIRLLPRAQDGVDDGFWRGEFGGHVGVFPSLLVEELLGPPGPSELSDPEQMLPSPSPPSFSPPVPTSALDGAPAPVLPVDQDLDCPGPLDVMVPRLRPTRPPPPPPAKAPDPGHPDPLT; encoded by the exons ATGCAGCCGCCGCCCCGAAAA GTGAAGCCGGCCCAGGAGGTGAAGCTTCGTTTCCTGGAGCAGCTGAGCATCCTTCAGACCCGGCAGCAGAGGGAGGCGGATCTGCTGGAGGACATCAG GTCCTACAGCAAGCAGAGGGCGGCCATTGAACGGGAATATGGACAG GCACTCCAGAAACTGGCTGGGCCATTCCTGAAGAGGGAAGGACACCGGAGTGGGGAGATGGACAGCAG gatggTGTTTGGTGCCTGGCGCTGCCTGCTGGATGCCACTGTGGCTGGGGGCCAAGCCCGGCTCCAGGCGTCTGACCGATACCGTGACCTGGCAGGGGGCACAGGGCGGAGTGCCAAGGAGCAGGTGCTTAGGAAG GGAGCAGAAAACCTCCAGAGGGCACAAGCTGAGGTGCTGCAGTCTATCCGGGAGCTGAGCCGAAGTCGGAAGTTCTATGGACAGCGGGAACGTGTGTGGGCCTTGGCACAGGAGAAGGCGGCTGATGTCCAGGCTAG ACTGAACCGAAGTGACCACGGGCTCTTCCACACTCGGACCAGTCTCCAGAAACTCAGCACCAAG CTGTCTGCCCAGTCAGCCCAGTACTCCCAGCAGCTGAGAGCAGCTCGCAATGAGTACCTGCTCAACTTGGTGGCCACCAATGCCCACCTTGACCACTACTACCAGGAGGAATTGCCAGCCCTGCTCAAG GCCCTGGTCAGCGAGTTGTTGGAACACTTGAGGGACCCCCTGACCTTGCTAAGCCGCACTGAGCTGGAAGCTGCAGAGACGGCCCTGGAGCATGCCCGCCGTGGAGGGCAGGTAACCTCCCAG GTAAGCTGGGAGCAGGATCTGAAGCTCTTTCTTCAGGAGCCTGGAGTGTTTTCCCCCACACCACCTCAGGAGTTTCAGCCTGCAGGGACTGATCAG GTGTGTGCCTTGGAGCTGGAGGGGGACGCAGGAGGCATGGCGGGGGACCGTACCCTGGAGAAAGAGGTTCAACGCTGGACAAGCCGAGCTGCCCGAGACTACAAGATCCAGAACCATGGGCATCGG GTGCTGCAGCGGCTGGAGCAGAGGCGACAGCAGGCTGCAGAGCGGGGGGCTCCAGGTATAGAACAGCGGCTGCAGGAAGTGAGGGAGAGCATCCGGCGGGCACAG GTGAGCCAGGTGAAGGGGGCTGCCCGGCTGGCCCTGCTACAAGGAGCGGGCCTAGATGTGCAGCGCTGGCTGAAGCCAGCCATGACCCAGGCCCAGGATGAGGTGGAGCAGGAGCGACGGCTCAGCGAGGCCCGGCTGTCCCAGAGGGACCTTTCTCCCACG GCTGAGGATGCTGAGCTCTCTGACTTTGAGGAATGTGAGGAGACAGGGGAGCTCTTTGAGGAGCCTGCCCCCACAGCCTTGGCAACTAgaccccttccctgccctgcgCATGTGGTGTTCAGCTATCAG GCAGGGCATGAGGATGAGCTGACCATCACAGAGGGCGAGTGGCTGGAGGTCATAGAAGAGGGAGATGCTGATGAATGGGTCAAG GCTCGAAACCAGCACGGCGAGGTAGGCTTTGTCCCTGAGCGGTATCTCAACTTTCTGGACCTCTCCTTCCCTGAGAGTGGCCACGACAGCGACAATCCCTCAGGGGCAGAGCCCACAG CCTTCCTGGCCCGTGCCCTATACAGCTACACAGGACAGAGTGCAGAGGAGCTGAGCTTCCCCGAGGGGGCACTTATCCGCCTGCTGCCCCGGGCCCAGGATGGAGTGGATGATGGCTTCTGGAGGGGAGAATTTGGGGGCCATGTGGGGGTTTTCCCCTCCCTGCTAGTAGAGGAGCTGCTTGGCCCCCCAGGACCCTCTGAACTCTCAGACCCTGAACAG ATGCTGCCATCCCCTTCTCCTCCTAGCTTCTCACCTCCTGTGCCCACCTCTGCCTTGGATGGAGCGCCTGCACCTGTGCTGCCTGTGG